The Chryseobacterium geocarposphaerae genome window below encodes:
- a CDS encoding TonB-dependent receptor plug domain-containing protein, which translates to MTSNEKGRFCEVCTKTVKDFSLSSDEELYQEMRLGSDICGNFRENQLERNIALSVLGKMALGLIVSVGASVTVNGQKLKTEEQINKIDLKNGFDGFRKVNDTIGRSYWLGTPSKEDIESTQPKIFLDGFRISEDKMKKLNRENIESIDILDEKAATAIYGKKAEYGAIIITSKKKPKNK; encoded by the coding sequence ATGACTTCCAACGAAAAAGGAAGATTTTGTGAAGTATGTACTAAAACTGTAAAAGACTTTAGTCTTAGTTCTGATGAGGAGCTTTATCAAGAAATGAGATTAGGTTCTGATATTTGTGGGAACTTTAGAGAAAATCAGCTTGAGAGAAATATAGCTTTATCTGTTTTGGGAAAAATGGCTTTAGGACTAATAGTGAGTGTAGGAGCATCAGTTACAGTGAACGGTCAAAAATTAAAGACAGAAGAACAAATCAACAAAATAGATTTAAAAAATGGATTTGATGGCTTTCGTAAAGTCAATGATACAATTGGTCGTTCTTATTGGCTGGGAACACCTTCGAAAGAAGATATAGAGTCTACTCAGCCAAAGATTTTTTTAGATGGGTTCAGAATTTCAGAAGATAAAATGAAGAAGCTTAATCGGGAAAATATAGAATCAATAGATATACTTGACGAAAAAGCGGCAACAGCAATCTATGGTAAAAAAGCTGAATATGGAGCAATTATCATTACTTCAAAGAAGAAACCTAAAAATAAATAA
- a CDS encoding Rossmann-fold NAD(P)-binding domain-containing protein, which produces MKKIGIIGCGWLGNHIAEHLSDQYEIFPTTTSVSKIQEFKSKGYFPTLVSFPDEADAEMKQWSVVSILDAVIIAVPFSGLRGSQIPMTGKRENLIRFLGDFQGQIFYTSSTGVYPDIEKEFTEDDKPASEVESESFILEKFPQTNILRLGGLMGGERLLKNYTISHLDQLVNHIHYADICLVIEKMLNNHSQSKVYNIVAPVHPNKEEIINAQKSLPYSGERTEKGRLISSEKLISELDFEFRYPDPRYFHL; this is translated from the coding sequence ATGAAAAAAATAGGAATTATTGGTTGTGGATGGCTAGGGAATCATATTGCGGAACATTTATCAGACCAATATGAAATCTTCCCAACTACCACTTCAGTATCCAAAATACAAGAATTTAAATCTAAAGGATATTTCCCGACCTTAGTCAGTTTTCCTGATGAAGCGGATGCTGAAATGAAACAATGGAGTGTTGTATCAATACTGGATGCGGTGATTATTGCTGTTCCCTTTTCAGGACTCAGGGGTTCACAAATTCCTATGACCGGAAAACGGGAGAACCTGATCCGTTTTCTTGGAGATTTTCAGGGGCAGATTTTTTATACCAGTTCAACGGGGGTATATCCGGATATTGAAAAGGAATTTACGGAGGACGATAAACCTGCATCTGAAGTGGAAAGTGAAAGCTTTATTCTGGAGAAATTTCCCCAGACCAATATTCTGAGACTGGGAGGTTTGATGGGAGGTGAAAGACTGTTGAAGAACTATACTATTTCCCATCTGGACCAGTTGGTGAATCATATTCATTATGCAGATATCTGTTTGGTTATTGAAAAAATGCTGAATAATCATTCGCAATCTAAAGTCTATAATATTGTAGCTCCGGTCCATCCGAATAAAGAAGAAATCATTAATGCACAGAAAAGCCTACCATACTCGGGAGAACGTACGGAAAAAGGAAGGCTTATTTCGTCTGAAAAACTCATCTCAGAGCTGGATTTTGAATTTCGGTATCCTGATCCGAGGTATTTTCATCTTTAA